TAGATTTAGAGATAGAGTTAATAGCGCCGATAGCAATGGAAGATGGTTTAAGATTTGCGATAAGAGAGGGAGGTAAGACGGTAGGTGCTGGTGTTGTATCTAAAATTATTAAGTGAACTGAGTAGATAGGCAGTATTAGAGAATGCGCGATATAATTACATTAGCATGTGTAGAGTGTAAAAATAGAAATTACACTACAACAAGAAATAAAAAGAATAAGAAAGACAAGTTGGAGTTAGAAAAATATTGTAGATTTTGTAGAAAGCATGTATTGCATAAAGAAACCAAATAGAGCTGTAGGCCTGTAGCTCTAACGGTAGAGCAGCGGACTCCAAATCCGATGGATGGGGGTTCAAATCCCTCCAGGCCTGCTATTAATGTTTAGAAATTATGTTTAGACGCATTAAAATTTTTTTATTGGATGTTTATAAAGAACTCAAGAAAGTCTCTTGGCCAACGAAGAATGAAATTAAAGAATCCACTATAATTGTCATTATAGCTGTTGGGATAAGCGCAGTATTTATTGGGGTAGTGGACTTTTTCTTGGGCAATATTTTGAGTAAGATAATAAGATAATAGGGTAGCTATGGAAAAAAAGTGGTATGTAATACACATACATTCGGGTTTTGAGGGTAAAGTAAAGATGCAGCTAGAATGCAAGCTAAAACTTGCTAATATGGAGGGATTTGTATCTCAAATATTAATTCCAACAGAGAACGTTGTAGAAGTTAAAGCTGGGAAAAAAAAGGTTAGTAGTAGAAAGTTCTTTCCTGGTTATATTCTTATAGAGATGGAAATGAATGACGAGGTTTGGCAACTGATACGAAATGTTCCAGGGGTTAGCGGTTTTATTGGAAATAGAAGAAAAGCCGTACCGCTTACCGAGAAAGAAGTACGGAAAATATTTGAGAAATTAAAGGAAAAAGAAGAAAAACCCAAACCAAAGGTAATGTTTGATAAAGGAGAAAGCATAAGGATTATAGAGGGTCCATTTGCCGATTTTAATGGTGAAATTGAAGAAGTTAGTCCAGAAAAAGGAAGATTAAAAGTAATGGTTTCTATTTTTGGCAGATCAACGCCTGTTGAATTAGAATCATGGCAGGTAGAAAAGATATAATTTTTGAATTAAGGAGTAAATTTTAATATGGCAAAAGAGAAAAAAGTTGCAGGAATGATAAAGCTACAGATTTCAGCAGGAAAGGCAACGCCAGCGCCACCGGTAGGGCCGGCGCTAGGGCAACATGGCATTAATATAATGCAATTTTGTCAGGCATTCAATAATCAAACCAAAGACAAGGAAGGATTAATAATTCCTGTTGTTATAACAGTTTATGAGGATAAGTCCATTACGTTCATTACTAAATCTCCTCCAGCTGCAGTTCTCCTAAAGCAAGCTGCTGGTATTGCAAAAGCGTCCGGAGAACCTAATAAAAATAAGATAGCGAAGGTAAGCAAAGATAAGGTTAGAGATATAGCAAAAATGAAAATAAAGGATTTGAATACTTCTAATATTGAATCTGCAATGAAGATTATTGCAGGCACTGCTAGAAGTATGGGGATTGAGATAGAAGGATAAAGGGAACACTAGAATGGAAAAAAGAAGTAAGCGGTATCAGGCAGTTGAGAAGTTAATAGATAAAGAAAAAGCATATGACCTTCCTCAGGCGGTTGAATTGCTGAAAAAAGCGGCCGGCGCAAAGTTTGATGAAACGGTTAATATGGTCTTCCATCTAAGAGTGGACCCTAAGCAAGCTGACCAGCAGGTAAGAGGTGTTATAAATTTACCTCATGGAACAGGCAAGACGGTAAGGATTGCGGCTTTTGCAAAGGGCGATAATATTGATAAGGCCAAGCAGGCAGGAGCTGACTTTGTCGGTGATAAAGATCTGATGGATAAAATAAGCAAAGGTTGGCTTGATTTTGATGTTGTAGTTGCAACACCTGATATGATGAAAGAGATAAGTAAGTTAGGGAAGATACTCGGGCCACGTGGATTAATGCCTAATCCAAAGAGCGGGACAGTTGCTTTGGATATAGCAGGAGCTGTAGCAGAGATTAAGGCAGGAAAAGTAGAGTATAGGCTAGATAAAGGGGCAAATTTGCATATAGTAGTGGGAAAAGTTTCTTTCTCCAAAGAGCAATTATCAGACAATATACTGACAGTTGCAAAGGAAATCATTCATGCAAAACCTGCATCTTGTAAAGGGCAATATGTAAGAAATCTTGTTATTAGTTCCACAATGGGCCCATCAATAAGGCTTAACATACAAAGTATTGTTAAAAAATTAGTTTAGGGGATTTACATGAATAAAGATGAAAAAGCAAAAAGAGTAAAGGAATTAGTTAGACAATTTCAGAGGAGCCCTAATAATATGATATTTACAGATTATAAAGGGTTAACAGTTAGGGAGATATCAGGTTTACGAGAAACATTAAATGAAAAAGGAATATCATATAAGGTTATCAAAAATAGACTTGCATGTTTGGCATTAAAGGAGAGTGGGCTGAAGGGTTTGGATCATTTTTTTGCAGGCCCTACAGCTATTGCTTTTGCACAAAATGATCCAACTGTTCCAGCAAAAGTGCTGTCAAAATGTTCAAAAGAATATGATTGTCTTAATATTAAAGGAGGGTTTATTGATGAACTCGTTTTTTCTGCAGAACAGGTTAAAGAGATCGCTTTAATTCCTTCTAGAGATCAATTAATTATGCAGCTAATAGGACAGCTTCAGGCTCCAATAGGTAATTTTGTATGTTGTATTAGATCAATATTAGCCAGGTTTGTGTATGTTATTCACGCTGTTTTAGAAACAAAGAGAAAGGAAGATGTAATAAATAGTAGAACTAATTCAAAGATAGAGGAGGTAGATAATGGTAACAAAAGCTAAGAAAACAACAGAAGAATCAGTAAAGAAAGTTCCCCAGGTTGAGGCAGAAAAGCCATCTGCAAAAAAGCCAGACAAAGCTAGTATTATAGATCTGGTAAAGAGTATGACAGTTTTAGAGTTATCGAATCTTGTCAAAGATTTAGAAAAGGAATTTGGCGTTACTGCTGCTCCAGCTGCTATTGGAGCTGTCTCTCTAGGTGCAGTATCTGCTGCTGCTGCTTCTGAGGAGGAGAAGGAAAAAACAACGTTTACTGTGTTGTTAAAGCAGTTTGGAGATAAGAAGATTCAGGTAATAAAGGAAGTAAGGGCTATTACAGAGTTGGGACTTAAGGAAGCGAAGGACCTTGTAGAGAGTGCACCAAAGCCTATCAAGGAAAATATTTCAAAAGAGGAAGCTGAGGAGCTTAAGAAAAAGTTAGAAGCTGTTGGTGCTGTTGTAGAATTGCAGTAATGCTGGCCTTTAAAGACATAATAATTGCTGCTAAAAGCAGCCCAATTTAAGTAAACCCCGTTGGATAACTTTCTCTAAACGGGGTGAAGGGGGAGTAAATATGTCTCAACGTGTATCTAATTCTTCTGGTAGAGATTTATATTGTCAGATATCTCCTGTTATGAATGTTCCTGATTTAATGTATGTTCAAAGGGCGCCGTATGCAGAATTTCTTCAGAGGAATGTAGCTCAAGCAAATCGTAAGAATCAGGGACTTCAGGCAGTATTTAACGAGTTTTTTCCAATAATAGACGAAAAGGAGAGTTTTTGCCTGGAATTTTTAAATTATAGTATTGGTGATTCTAAGTACAATGTAGCTGAATGCGAGAGGTATGGAGTGACATATGCTGCTCCTCTTAAGGTGAGAATGAAACTGACCCTTAAGGAAGAGGATTCCACCAAAGCCGGTAGTGCAAGAGAGCAGGAGGTGTATTTGCTGGATTTACCTCTTATGACAGAGCAGGGGACGTTTATCATCAATGGATCAGAGAGAGTTATTGTTAGTCAGTTACATAGATCTCCGGGTCTTTATTGTCAGAAAAAAGAGGTTTCTAATGAGAAAGAGCTTTATTCAGCACGTCTTATTCC
Above is a window of bacterium DNA encoding:
- the rplL gene encoding 50S ribosomal protein L7/L12 gives rise to the protein MVTKAKKTTEESVKKVPQVEAEKPSAKKPDKASIIDLVKSMTVLELSNLVKDLEKEFGVTAAPAAIGAVSLGAVSAAAASEEEKEKTTFTVLLKQFGDKKIQVIKEVRAITELGLKEAKDLVESAPKPIKENISKEEAEELKKKLEAVGAVVELQ
- the rpmG gene encoding 50S ribosomal protein L33: MRDIITLACVECKNRNYTTTRNKKNKKDKLELEKYCRFCRKHVLHKETK
- the rplK gene encoding 50S ribosomal protein L11; amino-acid sequence: MAKEKKVAGMIKLQISAGKATPAPPVGPALGQHGINIMQFCQAFNNQTKDKEGLIIPVVITVYEDKSITFITKSPPAAVLLKQAAGIAKASGEPNKNKIAKVSKDKVRDIAKMKIKDLNTSNIESAMKIIAGTARSMGIEIEG
- the rplJ gene encoding 50S ribosomal protein L10; this translates as MNKDEKAKRVKELVRQFQRSPNNMIFTDYKGLTVREISGLRETLNEKGISYKVIKNRLACLALKESGLKGLDHFFAGPTAIAFAQNDPTVPAKVLSKCSKEYDCLNIKGGFIDELVFSAEQVKEIALIPSRDQLIMQLIGQLQAPIGNFVCCIRSILARFVYVIHAVLETKRKEDVINSRTNSKIEEVDNGNKS
- the secE gene encoding preprotein translocase subunit SecE, with product MFRRIKIFLLDVYKELKKVSWPTKNEIKESTIIVIIAVGISAVFIGVVDFFLGNILSKIIR
- the rplA gene encoding 50S ribosomal protein L1, whose product is MEKRSKRYQAVEKLIDKEKAYDLPQAVELLKKAAGAKFDETVNMVFHLRVDPKQADQQVRGVINLPHGTGKTVRIAAFAKGDNIDKAKQAGADFVGDKDLMDKISKGWLDFDVVVATPDMMKEISKLGKILGPRGLMPNPKSGTVALDIAGAVAEIKAGKVEYRLDKGANLHIVVGKVSFSKEQLSDNILTVAKEIIHAKPASCKGQYVRNLVISSTMGPSIRLNIQSIVKKLV
- the nusG gene encoding transcription termination/antitermination protein NusG, coding for MEKKWYVIHIHSGFEGKVKMQLECKLKLANMEGFVSQILIPTENVVEVKAGKKKVSSRKFFPGYILIEMEMNDEVWQLIRNVPGVSGFIGNRRKAVPLTEKEVRKIFEKLKEKEEKPKPKVMFDKGESIRIIEGPFADFNGEIEEVSPEKGRLKVMVSIFGRSTPVELESWQVEKI